A genome region from Tolypothrix sp. PCC 7712 includes the following:
- the surE gene encoding 5'/3'-nucleotidase SurE, whose translation MVTTNAIRFSQFNASLNRNADGQLITDLSTPNNAQAKTVAEIIQRNNPDILLVNEFDYVQGNPLQAVQLFQQNYLAVSQKGATPVNYPYFYIAPSNTGIASGFDLNNNGQVVTTPGATGYGDDALGFGNFPGQFGMLLLSKYPIDTANVRTFQNFLWKDMPDSLLSTISTPNSNTPWYSPEEQNVLRLSSKSHWDVPIKVNGETIHVLVSHPTPPTFDGTEDRNGKRNHDEIRFWADYITPGKSDYIYDDAGKKGGIAAGSRFVIMGDQNADPVDGDSFDNAIRQLLQNPGINNNFIPTSPGAPQQAALQGGANVNQKGNANFDTADFADTAPGNLRTDYVLPSADLTITNSAVFWPLNTDPNFPLVGTFNASLPGGFPSSDHRLVYADVQAGPTTPGKTIPEVGFLGQTILPTGFIPSGVAGTVNGVQTPLGGLSGVAYDADQKQFYAISDDRSQFAPARFYTFTTDPAKIATTGATFTNVTPLKDANGNFFALNSLDPEGIALTNNGTVFISSEGEVNPSAGRVTNPFIKEFSLTTGQEVRSLAVPKKFLPVVQDTNNNGVVDAGDTQTAGVYNNLAFESLTITPDQKTLFTATENALFQDGPRVSTTTGSRSRILQYNLVTGQPEKEYLYVTDPSVTPNPTTGASDNGLVDLLAIDNRGTLLALERSFAQGVGNTIKIYEISLQDATDISSIDSLSSLSTSQLAAIQPTQKRLLLNLNDLNLPTDPNHPITGTDNIEGIAFGPKLADGRQSIVLVSDNNFGTTQYTQILTLGADVVTTAAPRVETRPDLLDDDTLPTDQRADADDPAIYINANNAAESLVLTSVKNAGLRVYDLSGKLLQKVNPGGIRYNNIDLQYGFKLGNEKIDIAVASDRGNDKLAIFKINPNPSTPGKYLENITDSSIGTIFQTLPFLAPYSSSSRSSYGLALYRSPITNDYYVFTSRRETGDIAQFKLIDQGNGKIGAERVREFTIPSSSDSERSAQTEGMVVDQETGFLYIGQEDVGIWKFQAEPNGGTTGKLIDQVKGLGGKYLTDDVEGLTIYYGKNGTGYLLASSQGDNTFVAYTREGNNDYLGNFAVGNNGAIDSVQESDGADVINVPLGPNFPKGLFVTQDGNNEPAKLVSDGDEIENINSNFKLVPWENIANAFSNPLNIDTTSYDPRNPIAQPKLTIYDFKNLPKLGTTSKGEDILLGGFSGLYFLGTAPNGNLRFVTHTDRGPNGEPVGANRPFYLPNFQPEIVSFELNRTTGEIKITNRTGLFRQDGKTPLTGLPNLQAGANGTAYTDEIGVDLDNKPLPNDPLGADLEGIVVAENGDYWMVDEYRPAIYHFDSQGKLIERFIPKGTATAPNPDQPTGTFGTEIFPEVYAQRRNNRGFEAVALEGSKLYAFIQSPIDNPDNGSDTVSKASRNLRILEFDINSKQVTGEYLYLLEGLPATDKIGDAVSLSNGKFAVVERDDNGTSAGNKLIYQINLSGATNINNPANFTLPSGKTIEQLTAAELATAKITPVSKSLIANAAQLGYTGVEKLEGLALVAPNTLALINDNDFNVTGKTPAERLGLLELPNNIAVTKPKTSLNILLVNDDGYQAKGINVLYNKLVAAGHKVTLIAPKQQQSGQGTALDTDKFGKQLEVVNYEPNKWYVDGKPVVTTWAGIDYILKDNPPDLVISGINEGENLGLEGIISGTLSAAVSALNRGVPAIAVSAGVKLDERSAGYPSTDKAYEVGANYVVDLIAQLQAKQGNNPAILPKGIGLNVNIPATDKIQGVAFTEFDSAGSFDFKFGELPPNFGTGQGILYTQNTLPAGTTPKPFSEGEQFLAGKVTVTPFDGDWGTTPDQRQALSSRLNLAVPGLTDEIKPASKPLNILLVNDDGYQAKGIDVIYKALTAAGHNVILVAPKDQQSGKGTSINTNKIFQNTEVTEFDTSKNKWYVDGTPVVTTWAGLDYIFPNKEKIAKPDLVISGINEGENIGLDAISSGTLSAAVAALQNGIPAIAVSAGIDLAGLQTGDKSSTEKAYEIGARLVVDAINKLQASQGSNADLLPKGVGLNINIPAYNPDIAKFSTITGVAVTKFDQASSLGLQVAEIQPGVPGLALGASSNTGTGDLSSEGGRFLARNITITPIDGNWSATATSRQQIANAAGGLTINTGSSQPIFTGDGADIVEPINGSTVFTGNGDDTVIAGSNSSISTGDGNDQVFVGANGPAKNTNVDGGAGNDELTVVEASGSNNLFGAAGADNLQVVEGSRQVLFGGSGNDTLTSKGNNNRLYGGSGDDKLFSNTNDTLVGGDGDDVLFAGSGGGNRLTGGAGGDQFWIANASLPTSKNIVTDFTPGVDVIGIGGIGVNQFSELTLLQQGGDTLVKKGSLELASLLGITANNLAADNFSFIG comes from the coding sequence ATGGTAACTACCAACGCAATCCGCTTTTCTCAATTCAACGCTTCCCTCAATCGTAATGCTGATGGTCAGTTAATTACTGATTTATCTACACCTAATAATGCTCAAGCAAAAACAGTTGCAGAAATTATTCAACGCAACAATCCAGATATATTATTAGTCAACGAGTTCGATTACGTCCAAGGAAATCCCCTACAGGCGGTGCAATTATTCCAGCAAAATTATCTTGCTGTCAGCCAAAAAGGTGCAACTCCTGTTAACTATCCTTACTTTTATATTGCTCCCAGTAATACAGGAATTGCTTCGGGGTTCGACTTAAATAATAACGGTCAGGTTGTCACTACACCAGGTGCAACTGGATATGGTGATGATGCTTTGGGATTTGGTAATTTCCCTGGTCAGTTTGGGATGTTGCTACTTTCTAAATACCCTATTGATACCGCTAATGTTCGCACCTTCCAAAATTTTCTGTGGAAGGATATGCCAGATTCTTTGCTATCTACAATCTCAACACCTAATTCTAATACTCCTTGGTATTCTCCAGAGGAACAAAATGTTTTACGGCTTTCTTCTAAAAGTCATTGGGATGTACCAATTAAAGTTAATGGTGAGACAATTCACGTTTTGGTAAGTCATCCTACACCGCCAACCTTTGATGGAACCGAAGACCGCAACGGTAAGCGCAATCATGATGAGATTCGCTTTTGGGCAGATTATATCACCCCAGGTAAGAGTGATTACATTTATGATGATGCAGGTAAAAAAGGCGGGATTGCAGCTGGTTCGCGGTTTGTAATTATGGGCGACCAAAACGCTGACCCTGTAGATGGTGATAGTTTTGATAATGCTATTCGCCAACTATTACAGAATCCTGGTATCAATAATAATTTCATCCCCACCAGTCCCGGCGCACCACAACAAGCAGCATTACAGGGTGGTGCAAATGTCAACCAAAAAGGCAATGCTAATTTTGATACCGCAGACTTTGCTGATACTGCACCCGGTAATTTGCGGACTGACTATGTATTACCATCGGCTGATTTGACTATTACCAATTCCGCAGTGTTTTGGCCGTTAAATACTGACCCCAATTTTCCCTTAGTAGGTACTTTTAACGCCAGTCTTCCCGGTGGGTTCCCCAGTTCCGACCATCGTTTAGTATATGCAGATGTGCAAGCAGGGCCAACAACACCAGGAAAAACGATTCCTGAAGTGGGATTTTTAGGACAAACTATTTTACCTACAGGCTTTATTCCCTCTGGTGTGGCGGGAACGGTAAATGGGGTACAAACTCCATTGGGTGGGTTGTCTGGGGTCGCTTATGATGCAGATCAAAAACAATTTTACGCAATTTCTGACGATCGCTCTCAATTTGCACCCGCCCGCTTTTATACTTTTACTACTGACCCGGCGAAAATTGCTACAACTGGGGCGACTTTTACTAATGTTACGCCGCTAAAAGATGCTAACGGTAATTTCTTTGCACTCAATAGCCTTGACCCGGAAGGAATCGCGTTAACTAACAATGGTACGGTCTTTATTTCCTCAGAAGGTGAGGTAAATCCTAGCGCAGGTCGTGTTACCAATCCCTTTATTAAAGAATTTTCCCTGACTACGGGGCAAGAAGTTCGCAGTTTAGCTGTCCCCAAAAAGTTTTTACCAGTTGTTCAGGATACTAACAATAACGGTGTTGTGGATGCTGGCGATACCCAAACTGCAGGGGTTTACAATAATTTGGCTTTTGAAAGTCTCACCATCACACCCGACCAAAAAACTTTATTCACCGCCACAGAAAACGCTTTATTTCAAGATGGGCCAAGGGTTTCCACCACAACTGGTAGCCGATCGCGAATTTTACAATACAATTTGGTAACGGGACAGCCAGAAAAAGAATATCTCTATGTTACAGACCCATCCGTCACCCCCAACCCAACCACAGGTGCTAGTGATAACGGCTTGGTGGATTTATTAGCAATTGATAATCGCGGTACATTACTGGCGTTAGAACGTTCTTTTGCACAGGGTGTAGGGAACACAATTAAAATCTATGAAATTTCTCTACAAGATGCAACGGATATCAGTAGTATCGACTCACTCAGTAGTTTAAGCACCAGTCAATTAGCTGCGATTCAACCAACGCAAAAGCGACTACTGTTGAATTTAAATGACCTGAATTTACCAACAGACCCCAATCATCCAATTACTGGTACAGATAATATTGAGGGTATAGCCTTTGGGCCGAAATTAGCTGATGGTCGCCAATCGATTGTTTTAGTCAGCGATAATAATTTTGGTACTACCCAATATACGCAAATTTTGACTTTAGGTGCAGATGTAGTTACTACCGCAGCGCCAAGAGTCGAAACTCGTCCTGATTTATTGGATGATGACACATTACCGACAGACCAACGTGCTGATGCTGATGACCCAGCTATCTATATTAATGCTAACAATGCGGCTGAGAGCTTAGTTCTCACCTCAGTCAAAAACGCTGGACTGCGGGTGTATGACTTGTCTGGTAAACTGTTGCAGAAAGTCAACCCTGGCGGTATTCGCTACAACAACATTGATTTGCAATATGGTTTTAAATTAGGTAATGAAAAAATCGATATTGCCGTAGCGAGCGACCGCGGTAACGATAAACTAGCAATATTCAAGATTAACCCCAATCCCAGCACTCCCGGTAAATACCTGGAAAATATTACCGACAGCAGTATTGGCACAATTTTCCAAACACTACCCTTTCTTGCGCCTTATTCTTCATCTTCTCGCAGTTCCTACGGACTCGCTTTATATCGCAGTCCCATCACCAATGATTACTACGTCTTTACTAGTCGCCGGGAAACTGGAGATATCGCCCAGTTTAAACTAATTGATCAAGGTAATGGCAAAATTGGCGCGGAACGAGTCCGAGAGTTTACTATTCCATCCTCCTCTGATAGCGAACGTTCTGCACAAACAGAGGGAATGGTAGTAGACCAAGAAACTGGATTCCTTTACATTGGACAAGAAGATGTCGGTATTTGGAAATTTCAAGCCGAACCCAATGGCGGTACAACTGGGAAATTAATTGATCAAGTTAAAGGCTTGGGTGGTAAATACCTTACCGATGATGTGGAAGGATTAACTATCTACTACGGTAAGAATGGTACAGGCTATTTATTAGCATCCAGCCAAGGCGATAATACTTTTGTTGCTTATACTCGTGAAGGCAATAATGATTATTTAGGTAACTTTGCGGTTGGTAACAATGGCGCAATTGATAGCGTACAAGAATCAGATGGTGCAGATGTAATTAATGTACCCCTTGGCCCTAACTTCCCCAAAGGTTTATTTGTCACCCAAGATGGAAATAATGAACCGGCAAAATTAGTTAGCGATGGCGATGAAATAGAGAATATCAACTCTAATTTTAAATTAGTACCTTGGGAAAATATCGCTAACGCTTTCTCTAATCCTTTAAATATTGACACCACTAGTTACGATCCGCGCAATCCTATTGCTCAACCCAAACTCACTATTTACGACTTTAAAAACCTACCCAAATTAGGCACAACTTCCAAAGGTGAAGATATTTTGTTGGGTGGTTTTTCTGGGTTGTATTTCCTAGGAACAGCACCTAATGGTAACCTGCGATTTGTTACCCACACAGACAGAGGCCCCAATGGTGAACCTGTGGGTGCAAATCGACCATTTTACCTACCCAACTTCCAGCCAGAAATTGTCAGTTTTGAACTCAACCGCACCACAGGCGAAATTAAAATTACTAACCGTACTGGCTTATTTCGCCAAGATGGGAAAACCCCATTAACCGGATTACCAAATTTACAAGCTGGGGCGAATGGTACAGCTTATACTGATGAAATTGGCGTTGATTTAGATAATAAGCCTCTACCTAATGACCCATTAGGTGCAGATTTAGAAGGAATTGTGGTTGCGGAAAATGGTGATTATTGGATGGTAGATGAATACCGTCCTGCAATTTACCATTTTGATAGTCAGGGTAAATTAATTGAGAGATTTATCCCCAAAGGAACTGCAACCGCACCTAATCCAGACCAACCTACGGGTACTTTTGGAACTGAGATATTCCCAGAAGTTTACGCCCAACGCCGCAACAATCGCGGATTTGAAGCTGTGGCTTTGGAAGGTTCTAAGTTGTACGCTTTTATTCAAAGCCCAATTGATAATCCTGATAATGGTAGTGACACAGTTTCTAAAGCTTCTCGTAACCTGAGAATTTTAGAATTTGATATCAACAGCAAACAAGTAACAGGGGAGTATTTATATCTTCTGGAAGGTCTACCAGCCACAGATAAAATTGGTGATGCAGTTTCTTTAAGTAACGGTAAATTTGCAGTTGTAGAACGCGATGATAATGGTACATCTGCTGGCAATAAACTCATCTACCAAATTAATTTATCAGGGGCGACAAACATTAATAATCCTGCTAACTTTACATTGCCCAGTGGTAAGACCATTGAACAACTAACTGCTGCAGAATTAGCCACAGCTAAAATTACGCCCGTCAGCAAAAGCTTAATCGCCAATGCTGCACAGTTAGGTTACACCGGAGTTGAAAAATTAGAGGGTTTAGCTTTAGTTGCACCCAATACGTTGGCGTTAATTAATGACAACGATTTCAACGTTACTGGTAAGACTCCGGCGGAAAGATTGGGACTTTTGGAACTACCTAATAACATTGCAGTTACTAAACCCAAAACATCCCTGAATATCCTCTTAGTCAATGATGATGGTTATCAGGCGAAGGGAATTAATGTCCTCTACAACAAATTAGTTGCGGCTGGTCATAAAGTAACATTAATTGCACCTAAACAACAGCAAAGCGGTCAAGGTACAGCCCTGGATACCGATAAATTTGGCAAACAATTAGAAGTTGTCAATTATGAACCAAATAAATGGTATGTCGATGGCAAACCTGTTGTAACTACCTGGGCGGGAATCGATTACATTTTAAAAGATAATCCCCCAGATTTAGTTATTTCTGGGATTAACGAAGGGGAAAACCTCGGTTTAGAAGGGATCATTTCCGGTACTCTTAGCGCCGCAGTTTCCGCATTAAATCGTGGCGTACCTGCGATCGCAGTCAGTGCGGGTGTTAAATTAGATGAACGTAGCGCAGGTTACCCCAGTACTGATAAAGCCTACGAAGTTGGAGCTAATTACGTTGTTGATTTAATTGCCCAATTACAAGCAAAACAAGGTAATAACCCGGCTATATTACCCAAAGGCATTGGTTTAAACGTCAATATCCCTGCAACTGACAAAATTCAAGGAGTAGCCTTTACAGAGTTTGACAGTGCAGGTAGTTTTGATTTCAAATTTGGGGAGTTACCGCCTAACTTTGGCACAGGTCAAGGTATACTTTATACCCAAAATACCTTACCTGCTGGAACTACACCCAAACCATTCTCAGAAGGTGAACAATTCTTAGCAGGTAAGGTGACAGTAACTCCTTTTGATGGTGATTGGGGTACAACTCCAGACCAACGTCAAGCACTGAGTTCTCGTCTTAACCTAGCAGTCCCTGGTTTAACGGATGAAATTAAACCTGCTAGTAAGCCATTAAATATTCTTTTGGTGAATGATGATGGTTATCAAGCAAAGGGTATTGATGTTATCTACAAAGCTTTAACCGCTGCTGGTCATAACGTTATTTTAGTCGCACCCAAAGACCAGCAAAGCGGAAAAGGTACTTCCATCAACACCAACAAAATTTTCCAAAATACTGAAGTTACAGAATTTGATACCAGCAAAAATAAATGGTATGTCGATGGTACTCCAGTTGTCACCACTTGGGCGGGACTTGATTATATCTTCCCCAACAAAGAGAAGATTGCTAAACCCGATTTAGTTATCTCCGGTATTAACGAAGGTGAAAACATTGGTTTAGATGCCATTTCTTCTGGTACACTTAGCGCTGCGGTTGCTGCATTACAAAATGGTATTCCTGCGATCGCAGTTAGTGCTGGAATAGATTTAGCTGGGTTACAAACAGGCGATAAATCCAGTACAGAGAAAGCTTACGAAATCGGTGCTAGGTTGGTTGTTGATGCAATTAACAAACTCCAAGCCAGTCAAGGTAGTAATGCAGATTTACTCCCGAAAGGAGTAGGGTTAAATATCAATATTCCAGCTTATAATCCTGATATTGCTAAATTCAGCACAATTACAGGGGTTGCAGTTACCAAATTTGACCAAGCCAGCAGTTTGGGTTTACAGGTTGCGGAAATTCAACCGGGTGTTCCTGGTCTAGCTTTAGGGGCTTCCAGCAATACAGGTACAGGAGATTTATCATCGGAAGGGGGTAGATTCTTAGCCAGAAATATTACCATTACCCCAATTGATGGTAATTGGAGTGCTACCGCAACTAGTCGTCAGCAAATCGCCAATGCTGCGGGGGGATTGACTATCAATACAGGTAGTAGTCAGCCGATATTCACAGGTGATGGCGCAGATATTGTAGAACCTATCAATGGTAGCACTGTGTTTACAGGTAACGGTGATGACACAGTAATTGCAGGTAGCAATTCTTCTATCTCAACAGGCGATGGTAATGATCAAGTCTTTGTGGGTGCTAATGGCCCTGCGAAAAATACTAATGTTGATGGTGGTGCGGGTAACGATGAACTGACTGTAGTAGAAGCTAGCGGTAGCAATAATTTATTTGGGGCTGCTGGGGCTGATAATCTGCAAGTAGTTGAAGGTTCTCGTCAAGTTCTCTTCGGTGGTTCTGGTAATGATACTCTCACGAGTAAGGGGAATAATAACCGACTGTATGGTGGTTCTGGTGATGACAAACTCTTCTCTAATACCAATGACACTCTAGTAGGTGGTGATGGTGATGATGTGTTATTTGCTGGTTCTGGAGGTGGTAATCGCCTGACTGGTGGTGCTGGTGGGGATCAGTTTTGGATTGCAAATGCTAGCCTTCCTACTAGCAAGAATATTGTCACGGACTTTACCCCAGGAGTTGATGTGATTGGTATTGGTGGGATTGGTGTAAATCAGTTCAGTGAACTGACGCTGTTGCAACAGGGTGGTGATACTTTAGTTAAAAAGGGAAGCTTAGAGTTAGCTTCATTGTTGGGGATTACTGCAAATAACCTCGCTGCTGATAACTTTAGCTTTATAGGTTAA
- a CDS encoding SDR family NAD(P)-dependent oxidoreductase — protein sequence MNNTPKSQRQKTALITGAASGIGYQLAYIFGRNNYNLVLVDKNEQKLTEIAADFTQKFNIVVKNFAKDLSIPTSPTEIFADLQQSSIKVDVLVNNAGFGTYGVFAETDLTTELDMLQVNIVSLTHLTKLFLKDMVEQGYGKILNVASVAAFQPGPLMAVYFATKAYVLSFSEAIAQELEGTGVSVTVLCPGPTATEFQKTAAMEDSKIASVNRMMNTEKVAKIGYRSLMANKTVVIPGLRNRILTESVRFTPRNLVTKVVKSMHELKNR from the coding sequence ATGAATAACACCCCAAAAAGTCAGCGTCAAAAAACTGCTTTGATTACCGGAGCCGCTAGTGGCATTGGTTACCAATTAGCATACATTTTTGGTCGGAATAATTACAATTTGGTGTTAGTAGATAAGAACGAACAAAAACTTACAGAAATTGCTGCAGACTTTACTCAAAAATTCAACATTGTTGTCAAAAATTTTGCAAAAGACTTATCGATCCCAACATCTCCCACAGAAATTTTTGCAGATTTACAACAATCATCTATTAAAGTTGATGTGTTGGTGAACAATGCAGGCTTTGGTACTTATGGAGTCTTTGCAGAAACAGACCTCACTACTGAACTAGATATGCTACAGGTCAATATAGTGAGTCTCACTCATTTAACAAAATTGTTCCTCAAAGATATGGTAGAGCAAGGCTATGGCAAAATTTTAAATGTTGCCTCTGTTGCTGCTTTTCAACCAGGGCCTTTGATGGCGGTTTATTTTGCAACTAAAGCCTATGTTTTATCATTTTCGGAAGCGATCGCACAGGAATTAGAAGGTACAGGTGTGAGTGTGACTGTACTTTGTCCCGGCCCCACAGCAACGGAATTTCAAAAAACTGCTGCAATGGAAGACTCAAAAATTGCCAGTGTGAATCGGATGATGAATACAGAAAAAGTTGCCAAAATTGGTTATCGTAGTTTAATGGCAAATAAAACAGTTGTGATTCCTGGCTTAAGAAATAGAATCCTCACTGAAAGTGTAAGGTTTACGCCAAGAAACCTGGTGACAAAAGTTGTAAAAAGTATGCACGAATTGAAGAATAGATAA
- a CDS encoding helix-turn-helix domain-containing protein, whose translation MTLTFDQNNYRHLLAEVVPVAIETEAEYERILKLVEQLTFNKNRTQEEQALYKLLIILIEAYETEHYPMEESAPHEILQHIMEESGTRQADLVGIIGSSGVVSEVVNGKRSISKAQAKALSEYFQVAPSLFI comes from the coding sequence ATGACCCTTACTTTTGACCAAAATAACTATCGTCATCTCTTAGCAGAAGTTGTTCCTGTCGCAATAGAAACAGAAGCAGAGTACGAACGTATTCTCAAGTTAGTAGAACAGCTAACTTTTAATAAGAATCGCACTCAGGAAGAGCAAGCTTTATACAAGCTACTGATCATCTTGATTGAAGCTTATGAGACAGAACATTATCCGATGGAAGAATCTGCACCTCATGAAATTCTCCAGCATATTATGGAAGAAAGTGGAACTCGTCAAGCTGATTTAGTGGGAATTATTGGTTCAAGTGGCGTAGTTTCTGAGGTTGTCAATGGTAAGCGTTCGATTAGTAAAGCGCAAGCTAAAGCTTTGAGTGAGTATTTTCAAGTTGCACCTAGTTTGTTTATTTGA
- a CDS encoding type II toxin-antitoxin system HigB family toxin: MHLISIRNLRIDTTQFPDVKKQIEYWYTTVKKADWQNLEDVRKIYRDAEAVGNFTIFNIKGNDYRLIVGIDYENQVVYYKYFLTHAEYDKDKWKNDPYF; this comes from the coding sequence ATGCATTTAATTTCAATTCGTAATCTCCGCATTGATACTACTCAGTTTCCTGATGTCAAAAAGCAAATAGAGTACTGGTACACTACTGTTAAGAAGGCGGATTGGCAAAACCTTGAAGATGTAAGAAAAATTTATCGTGATGCAGAAGCAGTAGGAAATTTTACTATTTTTAATATTAAAGGCAATGATTATCGTCTAATTGTTGGTATTGATTACGAAAACCAGGTCGTCTATTACAAGTATTTTCTCACACACGCTGAATACGATAAAGATAAATGGAAAAATGACCCTTACTTTTGA
- a CDS encoding cupin domain-containing protein, translated as MEIKIEHQPSQERLEQLGVKKWGIWQKEVSKFPWTYDSQETCYFLAGDVIVTPDGGQPVQMGKGDLVVFPAGMSCTWEITSDVKKHYSFD; from the coding sequence ATGGAAATTAAAATTGAGCATCAACCCAGTCAAGAACGCCTCGAACAGTTGGGTGTCAAAAAATGGGGAATTTGGCAAAAAGAAGTTTCAAAATTCCCTTGGACTTATGATTCTCAAGAAACTTGCTACTTTTTGGCAGGAGATGTAATTGTTACGCCAGATGGTGGACAGCCAGTGCAAATGGGTAAAGGTGATTTAGTAGTCTTCCCGGCCGGAATGTCCTGTACATGGGAAATCACCAGTGACGTGAAAAAACATTATTCCTTTGATTAA
- a CDS encoding ATP-binding protein, with translation MAQQSSKPSILIVEDEWVIALDIKQHLKKLGYNVSGTANSAEKALELVAAHKPDLVLMDIYLQGDKSGIEAADQIRQQFEIPVVFLTAHADESTLTEAIATHPYGYIVKPFEEQDLIIAIQVALANHIAEQAIRQALQKEKRLNELKSQFVSIVSHEFRNPLSSILLTLELLEQPDIVNPQKRQAHIERGKAAIQHMAQLITDVLVLGQVEQEQFHYQPTPINIYQFCSFLVEDLQSRAQNPERFIFNFSGCDEPENLFYELDPNLLQHILNNLLENALKYSPDGTPVIFNLHCESDYIQFQVQDQGIGLTEKDLEKLFTPFHRGINVNKIPGTGLGLSITKKCVDAHGGQILVDSTVGVGTTFTVTLPALKLENSNSNLYQPNHD, from the coding sequence ATGGCACAACAATCTTCTAAACCCAGTATCTTGATTGTTGAAGATGAATGGGTGATTGCTTTAGACATCAAACAGCATTTGAAAAAGTTAGGCTACAACGTCTCTGGAACTGCTAATTCTGCCGAAAAAGCGTTGGAACTGGTTGCAGCCCACAAACCAGATTTAGTGTTGATGGATATTTATCTGCAAGGTGACAAAAGCGGAATTGAAGCAGCAGATCAAATTCGCCAACAGTTTGAGATACCTGTCGTGTTTCTCACTGCCCATGCTGATGAGTCAACTTTAACAGAAGCGATCGCCACCCATCCCTACGGCTATATCGTTAAACCCTTTGAAGAACAGGATCTAATTATTGCGATTCAGGTAGCTTTAGCTAACCATATTGCCGAACAAGCTATTCGACAAGCACTACAAAAAGAAAAACGCTTGAATGAACTGAAATCTCAATTTGTTTCTATTGTTTCCCATGAATTTCGCAATCCCTTAAGTTCCATACTCTTAACACTGGAACTTTTGGAACAGCCTGACATAGTCAATCCCCAAAAACGACAAGCTCATATCGAACGGGGGAAAGCAGCTATCCAGCACATGGCGCAATTAATTACAGATGTGTTAGTTCTCGGTCAAGTAGAACAAGAGCAGTTTCACTATCAACCAACACCAATTAATATTTACCAGTTTTGCTCTTTCTTGGTTGAAGATTTACAATCCCGTGCTCAAAATCCAGAGAGATTTATTTTCAACTTTTCAGGATGTGACGAACCAGAAAATCTGTTTTATGAACTTGATCCCAATTTATTGCAACATATCCTGAACAACTTGTTAGAAAATGCCCTGAAATATTCTCCCGATGGCACCCCAGTCATCTTTAACTTACACTGCGAGTCAGATTACATTCAATTTCAAGTTCAAGACCAAGGAATTGGTCTAACAGAAAAAGATTTAGAAAAGCTATTTACACCATTTCATCGTGGAATTAACGTCAACAAAATTCCCGGTACAGGATTGGGGTTATCAATTACGAAAAAGTGTGTTGATGCACATGGAGGTCAAATATTAGTTGATAGCACTGTTGGAGTTGGCACAACCTTTACTGTTACCCTTCCCGCATTAAAACTGGAAAACTCCAACTCTAACCTCTACCAGCCCAACCATGATTAA
- a CDS encoding creatininase family protein has translation MLLHLSTWPEVEAYLQQSRGLIFPIGSTEQHGPTGLIGTDAICAEAIARGVGEATQAMVGPTINVGMALHHTAFPGTISLRPSTLIQVVRDYITCLVKAGFTKFYFINGHGGNIATLKAAFSETYAHLEDLQIANAQRVQCQVGNWFMCSSVYKLAKELYGNQEGSHATPSEVAVTQYVYPEAIKQAPLSPEVASGHRIYSAADFRLHYPDGRMGSNPALATPEHGKQFYELAVKELSNNYLEFLNAE, from the coding sequence ATGTTACTACATTTAAGTACCTGGCCTGAGGTTGAAGCTTATCTACAGCAATCTAGAGGGCTGATTTTTCCGATAGGTTCCACAGAACAGCATGGCCCCACCGGCTTAATTGGTACTGATGCTATTTGTGCAGAAGCGATCGCCCGTGGTGTGGGTGAAGCAACTCAAGCAATGGTAGGCCCTACAATCAATGTTGGTATGGCGCTACATCATACCGCTTTTCCCGGTACTATAAGTCTGCGTCCCAGCACCCTAATTCAGGTAGTGCGAGATTATATAACTTGTTTAGTCAAAGCAGGTTTTACCAAGTTCTACTTTATCAACGGACATGGCGGTAACATTGCCACCCTCAAAGCAGCCTTCTCAGAAACTTACGCCCACCTAGAAGATTTACAGATTGCCAATGCCCAACGGGTACAATGCCAAGTAGGTAATTGGTTTATGTGCAGTTCCGTCTATAAACTTGCCAAAGAATTATACGGCAATCAAGAAGGTTCCCATGCTACCCCTAGCGAAGTAGCCGTTACTCAATATGTTTATCCAGAAGCAATTAAGCAAGCACCCCTCTCCCCAGAAGTAGCCTCGGGACATAGAATTTATAGTGCAGCCGACTTTCGATTACATTACCCCGATGGACGCATGGGTTCAAATCCCGCCCTAGCCACCCCAGAACATGGTAAGCAATTTTATGAATTAGCCGTCAAAGAACTCAGCAACAACTATTTAGAATTTTTAAACGCAGAATAA